One Leptodactylus fuscus isolate aLepFus1 chromosome 11, aLepFus1.hap2, whole genome shotgun sequence genomic window, TCCAGAGATCGGGCGTCTGACTATTTAATCCCTCGCTTTTATCACTGCCACGTTCTATCTATTCACAGAGAAGAACTCCGACACATTAACCTCATTTCTGGATAAATCTCTGGATAAAAACACGTGTCACTTTTTACATGTAGCCTGCAACGGAACCAATGAATGAATGCAGAGTATACACAACAATACCGGCCTCTAATCCTAGCACTTACATATGTAACGCTGAATAATTCTGAGCCCTAAACATTCCTTGTCTGATATTGGAGTTAATGCCTAATGGAAAATCTCAGTTTTATTACAATATTGGTTGAAAAtctttttttgaatttttgtctttttttaaaaatcaaCTTCATTGTcatctttatatttttttaaaaattttttacaatTACATGGAGCCCAGGAATATGAGCATTACCACCTATTTTATCATTATTGGGTTCTCAGATGAATTTATTTTGCAATTCTTAGTTTTCCTCCTGGTTCTGCTCATCTATCTCACCACTCTTGGAGGTAACCTCACCATCCTCCTCCTCGTCTGtctagatcagtgatggcgaaccttttagagaccgagtgcccaaactgcaacccaaaacccacaaaattttcgcggagtgccaacacgacaatatagacttaatactatgcggatccacaattgcggacagttactgaccaaaaattacagtcatgtggggctttacagagctttcaataatacaaacaacgttgtactgaaatgtaaaggtctcggcatttggtactttgaacaattaattttcactatttacatcgcacaggatctgttttatagttaccgtgtaatattcttacatcctgtactaatatcacgtctgctataaaacagatactgtgtgatataaatagtgaggggaccccagacagtattatatgctctgcagtgggcccaccacacaatattatattctccacagtaccacagtagccccccagtgttatatgctccgcagtaggtgtccccccccccacaggattatatgctccacagtggcatccacacacagtattgtgtgcttataaataggccccccccagtattatatgctctttagtacaccccccagtattataagccaccccagtattataagcccccccagtattatacactccccccagtattataagccccctcagtattatacactccccccagtattatacactccccccagtattatacaccccacccagtattatacactccccccagtattatacactccccccagtattataagcccccccagtattatacactccccccagtattatacactccccccagtattataagccccctcagtattatacactccccccagtattatacaccccacccagtattataagcccccccagtattatacactcccccccagtatcatacaccccaccaagtattataagcgctccccccaacatcatatacacagtgagccactctcatactcacccctgaatagccgccggcatccaccttcttgtcactggcggcgctgatgacgtcatcgtgcccacgtcggggcagaggtcaaactctgcagccagtgtaggccgcggtcgcgcgatccgcggcctaccctgacagctttcagttgtatgtgcatttggcacatcctgtaccggattccctgttggtgagcgatccgggcgactgcacgcgtgccataggttcgccatcactggtctagatcATCATCTCCAtactcccatgtacttcttcttggCCAACTTGTCTATCTTGGACATTAACAGTTCTACGATCACTCTTCATAAAATCTTGATCTCCTTCATATCTGGAGATAACATGATTTCAGTTCTCAGATGTCTTGTGCAAATTTATGTCTATATCTCAATGATTTGTATCGAACTGTTGGTTTTGTCGGCTATGGGTTATGATCGCTACGTCGCTATCTGTAAGCCTTTACATTATCATCTTGTCATGGATTCTAAGCTTTGTGCCCTTTTGGCCTCTCTCTGTTGGCTTTGTGGCTTCCTTGAAAACCTACCAGGTTTTTTGGGGCTCTTAAAATTAACCTGCTATGAGTCCAACAAGAtagaccatttcttctgtgacattGTACCGGTCATGAAGTTGACGTGCAGTGACACATTTTTTGtccagctctatatactcactgTTGGGGTGTTTGTTGCTGCTTTTACCCCCTTTGCCCTCACTTTCATCTCCTATGTCTTCATTATCTCCACCATCTTGTCTATACGTTCCAGCAGTGGTAGACGGAAAGCCTTCTACACATGTTCCTCTCACCTCTCAGTTGTCTTCTGTCTCTATGCCTCTCTTGTCAGCCAGTATATGAGACCAATGTCATCCGTCAGCCTAAGTTCCAGTAAATATTTCTCTTTGTTTAATGCGGCGGCCGTCCCTATACTGAACCCGCTGATCTACAGCTTAAAGAATAAGGACGTGAAACGTGCTATGAAGCGAATGAGATTGGTTCCTGTACGAGTCTCCAATTCTCAAGGTCCTAGTGGAAATATTGAAATTTTGACTTAACCCATCAAAGGCATGTAAGTTACTACACATTcagtgaacagctgcaaagagcAACCCCATTGTATGGTGAATGTATAATAAAAACGACATTGTCAAAGGTTAGAATAAAATATTTTGATTCAATAGTCTTGTTCTATATCTTATTCTGAATTGTAATGCGTGACACTCCACAAATATAAATGGGACTTGGTAAAACGAACATGGATTCCACTTATTAATAGTGGATTGCAAAAAAGGAATTTAGCAACCAACCACAGTCAGCTGCAGGCAAAGCAAATTATGGTAGTTGTCAAAAGGTACCTGGAGCAAAGCAAGACCTGAATGGAGAAACCATGGCAGAGTCAGAGAGAAGCGGTGTGAGGATTAAATGACAGAGCGGAAGAGTGAGTGTGTCCGCAAGATGACATGGTTAGGAGTGGCCAAGGGTCTCCTCATAGCAGAAGAGACACTGGGTAACTGTATGGAGCCAGTTGTAAGGTAGAAGCCGCTCTGTACAATGTGTAGTAATTTGTCAACTGGAAACCCAGGATGAGAGAGGAAAGGGGTGCTATTCCAAACTTTCCTGATACCTCTTTCAGCCATTTGCTGCTCCATCTTCCTCCTGTAATTGGCCTTTCTCTCCCTAATCTGTCGCCTCAGCTCCTTTTGCACATCCCCCAGGCATTTCTTATCTCCAGATCTGAATGTTTTCATTTCTCCTTGAGAAGAGCTTTTATATCAGAGTTTGTCCATGGCTTTTTATTAGAGAAGCACCTCACTACTGTTGTGTGTACCATGTTGtctacacagaaattaatgtagtccgttatgtcTTGCAGTTGTGTCAAAAAAATCTCTCCAATCCCTCAGAGCACCCACACACTCTTCTGACCATATCCTCATTGTACGAGTAACAGCTGGTTCTCTATGTACAAGTAGCTTGCATACTGGTCGCAGATGCACCAGGTTGTGATCCGTTCTACCTAGGGGCGGTAGGGCTGATGAGTTATTTGCCTTCCTTGCATTGGCAAACAGCAAGTCtggtgtttttttgtcttttctgttgcaggttacatactgtgtgaaactGGGTAGAGTGGATGATGATATAGAGAGATgcttgaagtctccagacacaagGAGGAGGGCCTGGGGGTGTAATGATTGCAGCTGGCTCACCTCAGCATGTAGCACATcacaggcagaatcagcttttgCAGGGGGGCACATATGCAGCTACCACGATAACACGTGATAATTCCTTTGGCAGGTagtaaggtctcatgctcacagctaatAGTTCAACATCCTTGCAACACAATTGTTccaccaaggctaggagcagtggtctctgttccagcctgtggtgctgacagcaggtttggtctcttagTTAGCCTGTTTGAACTGTCTATTCCCTTtgtactcctagctgttgcaggagcatgttttgttgctgaccaggggtgagggttaacccttggcagccttgctgtgtcagctatatacaggtgctcctttccagtgaggttaactggcaaggtttggttgcaccctgttcacattgagtgccgcaccacatcactgccagtgcagttaaacTGGTAGTGCACtcttcagacatacagccgcacatctgggcctgtggacctcgctgcagtatcTTGCAGACTAGCAGTTCTGTcgtttaaaatataatttttatatatttacacagaactgtaacacatGGTTAGGAGTGGCCAAGGGTTTCCCCATAGACAGAAGAGACACTGGGTAACTGTATGCAGCCAGTTGTAAGACAGAAGCCGCTCTGTACAATGTGTAGTGATTTGTCAACTGGAAACCCAGGATGAGATAGGAAAGGAGTGGTAGGTTTCGGTTTTGATGACCCACACGAGCT contains:
- the LOC142185589 gene encoding olfactory receptor 6C1-like; the protein is MEPRNMSITTYFIIIGFSDEFILQFLVFLLVLLIYLTTLGGNLTILLLVCLDQFAITGLDHHLHTPMYFFLANLSILDINSSTITLHKILISFISGDNMISVLRCLVQIYVYISMICIELLVLSAMGYDRYVAICKPLHYHLVMDSKLCALLASLCWLCGFLENLPGFLGLLKLTCYESNKIDHFFCDIVPVMKLTCSDTFFVQLYILTVGVFVAAFTPFALTFISYVFIISTILSIRSSSGRRKAFYTCSSHLSVVFCLYASLVSQYMRPMSSVSLSSSKYFSLFNAAAVPILNPLIYSLKNKDVKRAMKRMRLVPVRVSNSQGPSGNIEILT